CTTCAGTGCCTCTTCAAGTTTAGGTAGTTCGTCCTTTTTGATGTTTAACTCCTCAGTGTATTCGCAGTTGTTACACTTTATCCTAACTCTAACCATGTTTATGTCCTCTGAGACAATAAGGGTATCTACTGCCCCCATTATCAATGCATCAAGAACCTCTTTTTCACCATATACTGCCAATCCACCATCATCTTTAATTAATTCCTTAAAGAACCTCTGGACTACTTCCCTCTCTTTCATCAGTTCTAAGTCCTTCAGTAAGTGCTCTGCCTTACTTAACAATTCTCTAATTCCAAATTCCTCAGTATAGCATAAGTCAAAGGTATCTAAAACAATCTTTTTTAATTCATGGTGTAGATAATCTCCCTCCACAAACTCGTTCTTTGTATTCCCCGGACCTCCAACCAAGATTCCCTTTAACTGTTTCTTTTCCAATATTGGGAGGAAAACCTCTGTTGCATGCTCTCCAACCCTAACCATAAACTGGTGGGCAGCATCGTCAATAAGTCTCTCCAATCTTCTTGCGGACTGACCTCCTGCTTTAAATTTACCTGGAACTCCACTTGTTAATCTTTTCTGGATTTGAATGTTTTTTCCCTTTACTGTTGCTATTGTTGCCTCACTCCTATCAATTAAGATAATCCCAAAGGTATCTTTTTCTTCTAAGAAGTCCTCAATTGGTTCAGTGTAAAATTGGGAATCACATCTGTAAATGAAAGTTTTTATTGGTTCTGGAGGGACTAAAACGTAGGTTTCCATTTTTTCAGTTCCTGGACCTCCTCTTGGAACCATTCCAGCAAATATGATAACCCCTTTTTCAAGTGGGTCTTTTAAAAGTTTTAATCTCTGCAAGATGACCTCAATTGC
Above is a genomic segment from Methanotorris formicicus Mc-S-70 containing:
- the prf1 gene encoding peptide chain release factor aRF-1, with product MEEDKSKELYTFKKTLQELKNKKGKGTELISLYIPAGRRISDVAQYLREELSQSSNIKSKSTRKNVQSAIEVILQRLKLLKDPLEKGVIIFAGMVPRGGPGTEKMETYVLVPPEPIKTFIYRCDSQFYTEPIEDFLEEKDTFGIILIDRSEATIATVKGKNIQIQKRLTSGVPGKFKAGGQSARRLERLIDDAAHQFMVRVGEHATEVFLPILEKKQLKGILVGGPGNTKNEFVEGDYLHHELKKIVLDTFDLCYTEEFGIRELLSKAEHLLKDLELMKEREVVQRFFKELIKDDGGLAVYGEKEVLDALIMGAVDTLIVSEDINMVRVRIKCNNCEYTEELNIKKDELPKLEEALKEKTCPQCEGTLVIEEVKDFIEYLSELCEMSGTKLCIISKDTEEGSQISKAFKGLAAILRFKLHQ